A single Filimonas effusa DNA region contains:
- a CDS encoding RNA polymerase sigma-70 factor translates to MIRIEPNFAIQIVSFIQLPAYHYDDFGFPPAGREWEIEEFFLRFFRPLCYFSEGITGNKAEAEDIATRCLTSLWERKELLNNGDKARAYLYTSARNQCINYLRHQKVREGHRKATEETQLPVESSVESRIFEAELLQLVYNAIDRLPSKYRDVLNLVYRDGLSHQEAAERLSISKDSLKMRKARATAALRDALGKKDGLDSAAVLLILLPWLFD, encoded by the coding sequence ATTATCCGGATAGAGCCTAACTTCGCAATACAAATTGTTTCATTTATACAACTGCCAGCTTACCATTACGACGATTTTGGATTTCCACCCGCTGGACGGGAGTGGGAAATAGAAGAATTCTTTCTCAGGTTCTTCCGGCCTCTATGTTATTTTTCGGAAGGTATTACCGGGAATAAAGCAGAAGCCGAGGACATAGCCACCCGTTGTCTCACCAGTCTTTGGGAGCGGAAAGAGCTTCTCAACAATGGGGATAAGGCCCGGGCCTACCTGTATACATCGGCACGGAATCAATGTATCAACTATCTCAGGCATCAGAAAGTGCGCGAAGGGCATCGGAAAGCGACGGAAGAAACGCAGTTGCCGGTAGAGAGTTCTGTGGAATCCAGGATTTTTGAAGCGGAGCTGTTGCAACTGGTATATAATGCAATCGATCGTTTGCCTTCGAAATACCGTGATGTACTCAATCTCGTGTATCGCGATGGTCTCAGTCACCAGGAGGCGGCGGAACGCCTGTCTATCAGTAAAGACTCTTTAAAGATGCGGAAAGCAAGGGCAACGGCTGCATTGCGTGATGCGCTGGGCAAAAAAGACGGCCTGGATTCTGCTGCTGTGCTCCTTATACTGTTACCCTGGCTTTTCGACTAA
- a CDS encoding Gfo/Idh/MocA family protein has translation MTYLSRRSFLQKFSIGVGVLTLPAIGRPGILSSGYAGKKLRVALIGLGNYANLMAEGLRESKYCELAGIVTGTPEKAKKWQAKYHIPDKNIYSYERFDEIAKNKDIELVYITMPNGLHKEYAIRAARAGKHVITEKPMATNAKDCEEMIAACEKAGVYLAVGYRLHFEPTHIELKRLGQESVFGQVRMIEASLGYRTFDLNDTVDATFDINNRKEWHVRKAISGGGALINLGIYPIQACRYILGEEPVAVTAQFGPVHNKKRFSQVEETILWQMEFGSGACTTSTTSYGFNIDRLYAVADSGSFELSPALSYGPFKGKTSKGELNFPVINQQATQIDAIGKQILAGAPLPAHITGEEGLKDMRVVDAIYKAAETGKKVFL, from the coding sequence ATGACCTATTTATCCAGGCGTTCTTTTCTGCAAAAATTCAGTATTGGCGTAGGGGTTTTGACCTTGCCAGCGATCGGCCGGCCTGGGATTTTATCGTCCGGGTACGCTGGGAAAAAGCTTCGTGTTGCTTTAATTGGATTGGGTAATTATGCTAATCTCATGGCGGAAGGTTTGCGGGAATCGAAGTATTGTGAGTTGGCGGGGATTGTAACGGGTACGCCGGAGAAAGCAAAGAAGTGGCAGGCGAAGTATCATATTCCTGACAAGAATATTTACAGCTATGAGCGGTTTGATGAAATAGCGAAGAACAAGGATATAGAGCTTGTTTATATTACCATGCCTAATGGTTTGCATAAGGAATATGCCATCCGGGCGGCGAGAGCGGGGAAGCATGTGATCACGGAGAAGCCTATGGCCACCAATGCGAAGGATTGCGAAGAGATGATTGCCGCGTGTGAAAAAGCGGGTGTTTATCTTGCTGTTGGTTACCGTTTGCATTTTGAGCCTACACATATAGAGCTCAAGAGGCTGGGGCAGGAGAGCGTGTTTGGGCAGGTGCGTATGATAGAAGCGTCGCTGGGTTATAGAACCTTTGATCTTAATGATACGGTGGATGCCACATTTGATATTAACAATCGTAAGGAGTGGCATGTGCGGAAGGCGATAAGCGGTGGTGGTGCGCTTATCAACCTGGGTATTTATCCTATTCAGGCATGCCGTTACATATTGGGAGAGGAGCCTGTTGCCGTGACTGCGCAGTTTGGTCCTGTTCATAATAAGAAACGTTTTTCCCAGGTAGAAGAAACCATCCTGTGGCAGATGGAATTTGGTTCCGGCGCCTGTACTACGAGCACAACTTCTTATGGGTTTAATATAGACCGGCTTTATGCTGTGGCAGATAGTGGGAGTTTTGAGTTAAGTCCTGCTTTGAGTTACGGACCTTTTAAAGGAAAGACCAGTAAGGGGGAGCTGAATTTCCCTGTTATCAACCAGCAGGCAACGCAGATAGACGCTATCGGTAAGCAGATATTGGCTGGAGCGCCATTGCCGGCGCATATTACGGGAGAGGAAGGGTTGAAAGACATGCGTGTTGTGGATGCGATTTATAAGGCGGCGGAAACGGGGAAGAAAGTGTTTTTGTAG
- a CDS encoding DUF2752 domain-containing protein has product MEKEGYLSGNKLLFILWLLVPVLLFQVDHCSGNGHFTLCLFKNITGRDCYGCGVLRGISACLHLDFPAAYQLNRLNLLTIPLLTFLYVKELWKTRPGLLRRR; this is encoded by the coding sequence ATGGAGAAGGAAGGTTACTTGTCAGGAAATAAGTTACTTTTTATTTTATGGCTGCTCGTTCCCGTGTTGCTGTTCCAGGTGGATCACTGCAGCGGGAACGGGCATTTTACGCTTTGCCTGTTTAAGAATATTACGGGGAGGGATTGTTATGGCTGTGGAGTATTAAGAGGCATCTCGGCCTGTTTGCACCTGGATTTTCCTGCAGCTTACCAGTTGAATCGCCTGAACCTGCTGACAATTCCTTTGCTTACATTTCTTTATGTAAAGGAGTTATGGAAGACGCGGCCCGGGTTACTGCGGCGCCGTTAA
- a CDS encoding TM2 domain-containing protein — protein MFCSNCGTEIDDKAVVCVKCGVPTANFKTQPTVGPYAGGEGYDWLTTLLLCFFLGTFGAHSFYTKRTGIAIVQLLTLGGCGIWALIDLIIIIMGNYRDGEGRLLVRK, from the coding sequence ATGTTTTGTTCAAACTGCGGAACTGAAATTGATGACAAGGCTGTTGTATGCGTTAAATGTGGCGTGCCTACAGCTAATTTCAAGACACAGCCTACTGTAGGGCCTTATGCCGGTGGCGAGGGCTATGACTGGCTTACAACCTTGTTGCTTTGTTTTTTCTTAGGCACATTTGGTGCGCACAGTTTTTATACTAAAAGGACGGGGATCGCTATTGTTCAGCTGCTAACCCTGGGTGGTTGCGGTATCTGGGCTTTGATAGACCTGATCATAATAATTATGGGGAACTACAGAGATGGAGAAGGAAGGTTACTTGTCAGGAAATAA
- a CDS encoding carboxypeptidase-like regulatory domain-containing protein: MIRIKHVCLFTIVFLTFSSCKEQYIISGKVTDFSGSPLDSVTVRLKNRAFNDLYETRSDSAGNYTLKVKKGNYYCLYAIKLSDYRVTRLEYWAWNVPVYGNLVINPQYDKMEIYGVNVFEPQVTPQETYMIYFRPMSLFKGIQLMEAQKVDKKAYEQAKRTEELLNEDKIVDISPATITAGELSVEINGTKARIVGINKISEYGRGKIMYGYMVQVVKPGNNEKSKYDRISITLHSAETGETGKSEAFIKK; this comes from the coding sequence ATGATCAGAATCAAACACGTGTGTCTCTTCACAATCGTATTTCTAACATTCTCATCCTGTAAAGAACAATATATTATATCGGGGAAAGTAACCGACTTTTCTGGATCACCGCTGGACAGTGTCACCGTGAGACTTAAAAACAGGGCTTTTAACGACCTGTATGAAACAAGATCCGATAGTGCCGGCAATTACACGCTGAAAGTAAAAAAAGGCAACTATTACTGCCTCTATGCAATAAAACTATCCGATTACCGGGTAACCAGGCTTGAATACTGGGCCTGGAATGTTCCCGTCTACGGGAACCTCGTCATCAATCCCCAGTACGATAAAATGGAAATCTATGGAGTGAATGTATTTGAACCACAAGTCACCCCACAGGAAACCTATATGATCTACTTCAGACCCATGAGCCTGTTTAAAGGCATCCAGCTCATGGAAGCTCAAAAAGTAGATAAAAAAGCTTACGAGCAGGCCAAACGCACCGAAGAGCTTTTAAACGAAGATAAAATAGTGGATATCTCTCCTGCAACCATAACAGCAGGGGAATTATCGGTTGAAATAAACGGGACAAAAGCCCGGATTGTAGGGATCAATAAGATCAGCGAGTACGGAAGAGGAAAAATAATGTACGGGTATATGGTACAGGTCGTAAAACCCGGTAACAATGAAAAATCAAAATACGACAGAATATCCATCACATTACACTCAGCAGAAACCGGCGAAACCGGGAAAAGCGAAGCATTTATCAAAAAATAA
- a CDS encoding glycoside hydrolase family 28 protein — protein MKMYRKCFSACLLFVAVGMGLTTSSTAQETAKVWKSVQEPLKEMEQVRQLIKAPVFKDKDYVVTDFGAKGDKRTMNTDAFKKAIEACHKDGGGRVVVPAGSFLTGPIYLKSNVNLHLKEGAVIVFSRDTKDYPLVLARWEGMDCMNFSPQVYAYEEENIAITGSGTIDGNANDNYWWSWKGKKEHGWKEGMPHQKKDRDSLHALMKANVDPRQRVFGEGHYLRPYMIQPYHCKNLLISGVKLINSPMWFVSPVMSENITIEGVRIISHGPNTDGCDPDACKNVLIKNCYFDTGDDCIAIKAGRDEDGRRFGRPAENHIIEGCEMKDGHGGVTLGSEIAGGARNIYAINCKLSSPDLDIVIRIKTSSSRGGIIENIFAKDIKVGVYKEAAISCNMFYENPGKFMPTIRNIWIENLEVTHGGNYAVNVKAYKESPVQNLKLVNCNFGGVNTPVKVDHVKDMQFENVVINGQVVKVDDSGVTK, from the coding sequence ATGAAAATGTATCGGAAATGTTTTAGCGCTTGCCTGTTGTTTGTAGCTGTTGGAATGGGTTTAACGACCTCTTCCACTGCACAGGAAACGGCAAAAGTATGGAAGTCAGTACAGGAGCCTTTAAAAGAAATGGAGCAGGTGCGGCAGCTTATTAAAGCGCCTGTATTCAAAGACAAAGATTATGTAGTCACCGACTTTGGAGCAAAGGGCGACAAACGGACCATGAATACGGACGCTTTTAAAAAGGCCATTGAAGCCTGTCATAAAGATGGCGGCGGCAGGGTTGTAGTGCCTGCGGGATCATTTCTCACCGGTCCTATTTACTTAAAGAGTAATGTAAATCTTCATTTAAAAGAAGGGGCGGTTATTGTATTCAGCCGTGATACCAAAGACTATCCTTTGGTGCTGGCAAGATGGGAAGGGATGGACTGTATGAACTTTTCTCCGCAGGTATATGCTTATGAAGAGGAAAATATTGCTATCACCGGCAGCGGTACTATCGATGGCAACGCCAATGATAATTACTGGTGGAGCTGGAAAGGCAAGAAGGAGCATGGATGGAAAGAGGGCATGCCTCACCAGAAAAAGGACAGGGATAGCCTGCATGCGCTTATGAAAGCTAATGTTGATCCCCGCCAGCGGGTGTTTGGAGAAGGGCATTATTTGCGTCCATATATGATACAGCCTTATCACTGCAAGAATCTCCTGATATCCGGTGTGAAACTGATCAATTCACCCATGTGGTTTGTAAGCCCGGTGATGAGTGAGAATATTACCATAGAAGGTGTGCGTATTATTTCTCATGGTCCCAATACAGACGGATGCGATCCGGACGCGTGTAAAAACGTGCTTATCAAGAACTGTTATTTCGATACCGGTGACGACTGCATTGCCATTAAAGCGGGCAGGGATGAAGATGGCAGGCGTTTTGGCAGGCCGGCAGAGAATCATATCATAGAAGGATGTGAAATGAAAGACGGGCATGGCGGTGTTACACTTGGAAGTGAAATTGCCGGCGGCGCCCGTAATATTTATGCGATCAACTGCAAGTTGAGCAGTCCCGACCTGGATATCGTAATACGGATTAAAACCAGCTCTTCCAGGGGCGGTATCATCGAGAATATTTTTGCGAAAGACATTAAGGTAGGGGTTTATAAAGAGGCTGCGATCTCCTGTAATATGTTTTATGAGAACCCTGGTAAGTTTATGCCCACCATCCGGAATATCTGGATAGAAAACCTGGAGGTAACGCATGGCGGCAATTATGCTGTTAATGTAAAGGCGTACAAGGAATCACCGGTTCAGAACCTGAAACTTGTTAACTGTAACTTCGGTGGTGTTAATACGCCTGTTAAGGTGGATCATGTGAAGGACATGCAGTTTGAAAATGTAGTGATCAACGGACAGGTAGTTAAGGTGGATGATTCGGGCGTAACAAAATAA